A window of the Polaribacter sp. HaHaR_3_91 genome harbors these coding sequences:
- a CDS encoding SprT-like domain-containing protein, producing the protein MNSNYKDFVPSKAIPFIEFLINEHSFTLKIVNQRETKHGDFRQLPDGRFQITVNNNLNKYQFLLTLVHEIAHHVTHQKFGRVQPHGKEWKMVFQHLMLPFLRPEIYPMEMLPFLARYFKNPKASTDTDADLSLALRGNVAETGKHFIFDIPFGSLFVFKNIIYKRGNKRRTRYECMNMSNKKVYLFNQNVEIEFYKNG; encoded by the coding sequence TTGAATTCAAATTACAAAGATTTCGTTCCTTCCAAAGCAATCCCGTTTATAGAGTTTCTTATAAACGAGCATTCTTTTACGCTAAAAATTGTAAATCAGAGAGAAACAAAACATGGTGATTTTAGACAATTACCCGACGGAAGATTTCAAATTACCGTAAATAATAACCTTAATAAATATCAGTTTTTACTTACGCTAGTTCATGAAATTGCACATCATGTCACGCATCAAAAATTCGGACGCGTACAGCCTCATGGTAAAGAGTGGAAAATGGTTTTTCAGCATTTAATGCTACCTTTTTTACGCCCAGAAATTTACCCTATGGAAATGCTACCTTTTTTAGCAAGGTATTTTAAAAACCCAAAAGCAAGTACAGATACTGATGCAGATCTATCTTTAGCGCTAAGAGGAAATGTAGCTGAAACCGGCAAGCATTTTATTTTTGATATTCCGTTTGGTAGTTTATTTGTATTTAAAAACATCATCTACAAAAGAGGAAATAAACGTAGAACCCGATATGAATGCATGAATATGAGCAATAAAAAAGTGTATCTATTCAACCAAAATGTAGAAATTGAATTCTACAAAAACGGTTAG